From a region of the Danaus plexippus chromosome 8, MEX_DaPlex, whole genome shotgun sequence genome:
- the LOC116772111 gene encoding large ribosomal subunit protein eL38, which translates to MPREIKDIKDFLLKARRKDAKSVKIKKNPENVKFKVRCSRFLYTLVITDKEKAEKLKQSLPPGLQVKEVK; encoded by the exons ATg ccCCGCGAAATTAAAGATATCAAGGACTTCCTCCTAAAGGCGCGCAGGAAAGATGCTAAAT CTGTGAAGATAAAGAAGAATCCCGAGAACGTGAAGTTCAAGGTCCGTTGCTCGCGGTTCCTATACACGCTCGTCATCACCGACAAGGAGAAGGCGGAGAAACTCAAACAAAGCCTGCCCCCAG GTCTCCAAGTCAAAGAAGTTAAGTGA